The Haloplanus sp. CK5-1 genome contains a region encoding:
- a CDS encoding transposase, with the protein MSTDSSKKRPELTEKTVVVVDQFTKRVGTVQRRGWYPIGSNPTIETSNSWDKVTVLGAVTDDGDSFYCWTEENLTSKQGIWLLGALQEKFGEELVVFLDRAGYFYNRDLWEHVSDERSTETVEDSSVECVRGDEEGEEHLDVWYFPSKLPELNPIEGCWDRLNEWFKHRLIPDLSALKQQIQRGLSTVSEPNIWNYLCP; encoded by the coding sequence ATTTCAACAGACAGTTCAAAAAAACGACCTGAACTGACCGAGAAAACCGTTGTTGTCGTCGATCAGTTTACCAAACGCGTCGGCACTGTTCAACGCCGTGGCTGGTACCCGATTGGGTCAAATCCGACGATAGAGACATCGAACTCATGGGATAAGGTGACAGTGCTTGGCGCTGTCACCGACGACGGTGACAGCTTCTACTGTTGGACCGAAGAGAATCTCACGTCAAAACAAGGCATTTGGCTGCTTGGTGCGCTCCAAGAGAAATTCGGTGAAGAACTGGTTGTGTTTCTTGACCGTGCTGGGTACTTCTACAACAGAGATCTCTGGGAGCATGTTAGTGATGAGCGCTCGACCGAGACTGTCGAAGACAGTTCGGTCGAGTGCGTGCGCGGAGATGAGGAAGGTGAAGAGCATCTCGATGTCTGGTACTTTCCGTCGAAATTGCCGGAACTCAACCCGATCGAAGGGTGCTGGGATCGACTCAACGAATGGTTCAAGCATCGTCTCATTCCTGATCTCTCAGCGCTAAAACAGCAGATTCAACGAGGACTCTCTACAGTGTCTGAACCGAATATCTGGAACTATCTCTGTCCATGA
- a CDS encoding helix-turn-helix domain-containing protein, whose product MGRLDDITLEELHELREQTEGEIPRERVLAAIGRKQGDEIDRLAERHDVVEKTIRNWLDRFDEEPIEQAPYDQSRPGRPSKLADNQREELFDHLQEPPTERGYDQQAWSTKLLLHHVREEYDVEYSKGHGRKLMGKAGLSCRTARPRNHEADTEKEAEFQQTVQKNDLN is encoded by the coding sequence ATGGGCCGGCTGGACGATATTACTCTGGAAGAACTCCACGAGTTACGTGAGCAAACGGAAGGAGAGATCCCGCGAGAACGTGTTCTCGCGGCGATCGGCCGGAAGCAGGGTGATGAAATCGACAGACTCGCCGAACGCCACGATGTTGTCGAGAAAACGATCCGCAATTGGCTCGATCGGTTCGACGAAGAACCGATCGAGCAGGCACCCTACGACCAGTCTCGACCTGGACGGCCCTCGAAACTTGCAGACAATCAGCGCGAGGAGTTGTTCGATCATCTGCAAGAGCCACCAACTGAGCGGGGCTACGATCAGCAAGCGTGGTCAACGAAGCTCCTGTTACACCACGTTAGAGAGGAGTATGATGTCGAATACAGCAAGGGTCATGGACGAAAGTTGATGGGGAAGGCCGGGCTGTCCTGCCGGACAGCACGGCCGCGCAATCACGAAGCTGACACAGAGAAAGAGGCCGAATTTCAACAGACAGTTCAAAAAAACGACCTGAACTGA
- a CDS encoding nucleotidyl transferase AbiEii/AbiGii toxin family protein produces MMVDEHVAFDPVQHTHAHEDVPEFDLQAYSVEEIFAEKLRAIYQRGAARDYYDLYQLLETDSVTINFADVGPAFDAKCKHDGLTVDLNDGLQDEQQETIRHQWETTLPDLTGDPPAFEMVWEQLDTAISQQGSS; encoded by the coding sequence GTGATGGTCGACGAGCACGTCGCCTTCGACCCCGTTCAGCACACTCACGCGCACGAAGATGTGCCCGAATTCGATCTCCAGGCGTACAGCGTCGAGGAGATCTTCGCCGAAAAGCTCCGAGCGATCTACCAGCGCGGAGCCGCCCGTGACTACTACGACCTCTATCAGCTGCTCGAAACCGATTCGGTCACCATCAACTTTGCCGACGTGGGGCCCGCTTTCGACGCGAAGTGTAAACACGATGGGCTCACCGTTGATCTGAACGACGGACTCCAGGACGAGCAACAAGAGACGATCCGCCACCAGTGGGAGACCACGCTGCCGGACCTGACCGGTGATCCGCCGGCGTTCGAGATGGTCTGGGAACAGTTGGATACGGCGATCTCCCAACAGGGATCGTCGTAG